One window of Botrimarina mediterranea genomic DNA carries:
- a CDS encoding type III polyketide synthase, producing MTAVVQGIGVAKPESSISQEDAIDRSLQFCVATDQGRRLAPAIYARSGVKKRHSVLLESSTNGEPAQQSFYSLPSSSRPFGPTTGERMAAYQMSASDLAEKAALAALEESAIPRDRVSHIVLVTCSGFDAPGVDVALIQRLGLRPTTSRTSVGFMGCHGAINGMRVAKAYSDADPAAVVLLVAVELCSLHYQYDWTPERIIANALFSDGAAAAVISAGPSDGPRIASTFSEIVPDSQDAMSWKIGDHGFTMTLAPRVPELIESSTRAPIELWLAGEGLSLSDVADWAVHPGGPRILDAAGTALGLLPADLDVSRQVLAECGNMSSPTVLFILGQQRRAGRRGPCVVLGFGPGLAVEAALLV from the coding sequence ATGACGGCAGTTGTCCAAGGTATCGGTGTTGCAAAGCCTGAGAGTTCTATTTCGCAGGAGGACGCCATTGATCGCTCATTGCAGTTTTGTGTGGCGACGGATCAGGGTCGGCGTCTGGCGCCAGCCATTTACGCCCGATCGGGCGTAAAGAAGCGACACAGCGTTTTACTAGAATCTTCTACGAACGGAGAACCCGCGCAGCAGTCCTTTTACTCGCTCCCCTCCTCGTCCCGGCCCTTTGGTCCCACCACAGGCGAGCGCATGGCCGCTTACCAGATGTCGGCCAGCGACCTCGCCGAGAAGGCGGCGCTTGCCGCGTTGGAGGAGTCGGCGATCCCTCGAGATCGCGTCTCGCACATCGTGTTGGTGACGTGCAGCGGTTTCGATGCGCCGGGGGTGGATGTCGCGCTAATTCAGCGTCTCGGCTTACGCCCCACCACTTCGCGCACGAGCGTTGGGTTCATGGGTTGTCATGGCGCCATCAATGGCATGCGTGTCGCCAAGGCTTATAGCGACGCCGACCCCGCCGCTGTTGTTCTACTGGTGGCGGTTGAGCTTTGCAGTTTGCACTACCAGTACGATTGGACCCCGGAACGGATCATCGCCAACGCCTTGTTCTCTGATGGCGCCGCGGCCGCGGTGATCTCCGCGGGTCCTTCCGATGGCCCCCGAATCGCCAGCACGTTCTCGGAGATCGTTCCCGATTCACAAGACGCTATGTCTTGGAAGATTGGCGATCACGGCTTCACGATGACACTCGCGCCGCGGGTGCCCGAGCTTATCGAATCGTCAACTCGCGCACCGATTGAACTGTGGCTGGCTGGAGAGGGATTGAGTCTAAGCGACGTCGCCGATTGGGCCGTGCATCCCGGTGGGCCGCGCATCCTCGACGCCGCAGGGACGGCGCTCGGGCTCTTGCCCGCTGATCTCGATGTCTCTCGGCAAGTGCTCGCCGAGTGCGGCAACATGTCGTCGCCAACGGTGCTATTTATACTAGGGCAGCAACGAAGAGCAGGCCGTCGAGGGCCTTGTGTCGTCCTCGGATTTGGGCCGGGGTTGGCTGTTGAAGCGGCGCTGTTGGTTTGA
- a CDS encoding methyltransferase domain-containing protein: protein MDAPDLDPIEHQAALRGLRRINQVSGVSRCVWNAIRRIAGRRGLSEFSVLDVASGGGDLVKELAKRSRRAGVRASFAGCDLSPTAVRLANESRNSSDDIDFFVADAVNDPLPQRYDIVISTLFLHHLDEASSVQLLSNLRGAARHAVLLDDLERSHMGHWLAWAGCRVLTSSPVVHYDGPVSVLGAYTVEEARGLAVKSGLDGARITRHWPYRFLMEWERPDEQH, encoded by the coding sequence ATGGACGCCCCCGATCTCGACCCGATCGAGCATCAGGCGGCGCTGCGGGGGCTGCGCCGGATCAACCAAGTGAGCGGCGTCTCTCGGTGCGTGTGGAACGCCATCCGTCGGATCGCAGGCCGTCGCGGGCTATCGGAGTTCAGCGTCCTCGATGTCGCGTCAGGTGGCGGCGATTTGGTTAAGGAGCTGGCAAAACGCTCACGGCGTGCTGGAGTTCGCGCTTCCTTTGCCGGGTGCGATCTGAGCCCAACGGCCGTCCGACTCGCGAACGAATCGCGTAACTCGAGCGACGACATCGATTTCTTCGTTGCCGACGCCGTCAACGATCCCTTGCCGCAGCGCTACGACATCGTGATCTCGACGCTCTTCTTGCACCATCTGGACGAAGCGTCGTCGGTGCAGTTGCTGAGCAACCTCCGCGGTGCCGCGCGTCACGCAGTGCTGCTTGATGACCTTGAACGGTCTCACATGGGCCATTGGCTTGCGTGGGCTGGATGTCGAGTTCTGACAAGTTCACCGGTTGTTCACTATGACGGACCCGTGTCGGTGTTGGGCGCCTACACTGTCGAAGAGGCCCGCGGTCTCGCGGTGAAGTCTGGTCTCGATGGCGCAAGGATCACGCGGCACTGGCCTTATCGGTTCCTGATGGAGTGGGAGCGCCCTGATGAACAGCACTGA
- a CDS encoding NAD(P)/FAD-dependent oxidoreductase → MNSTDRRAERFAADRVQALVIGAGPGGVVAAKLLADAGVQTLLVEAKRFPREKVCGGCLNQRAVMNLRAAGFTKALERCGGITTDGLELRTAGRSLSLRIPGGLAITRRTLDDHLTQAAGAAGVEVRFGTSATVLPSASDALRRVQLTDDRSQSIVVEAEVVVAADGLGAPSLARLPEFRSAVRPGSLVGVGAVLRTGASHTLTPGAIHMAIGEHGYVGAVRCEEGSVNLAAAFSPAAISRRGVIPLLVRETLDRTGIGLQDDLTQADWRATRQLTRSAGRLAARRLFVIGDAGGYVEPFTGEGMAAAIEDAIVVTPFVIQAARDWDNALSERWETEQRGRQRNRQAACRKLAWMLQRPWATRLGLRLAATWPTLGQKIAQRISAVDTNELQGVA, encoded by the coding sequence ATGAACAGCACTGATCGCAGGGCAGAAAGATTCGCTGCTGACCGTGTCCAAGCGCTCGTCATTGGGGCCGGGCCAGGCGGCGTGGTCGCGGCTAAATTGCTGGCCGACGCGGGAGTGCAAACGCTGCTTGTCGAGGCGAAACGCTTTCCCCGCGAGAAAGTCTGCGGGGGATGCCTCAACCAGCGAGCGGTAATGAACCTTCGCGCAGCGGGCTTCACCAAGGCGTTAGAGCGCTGCGGCGGGATCACCACCGATGGTCTTGAGTTGAGGACTGCTGGCCGATCACTCAGTCTCCGCATCCCTGGTGGTCTCGCCATTACGCGGCGAACGCTTGACGACCACCTAACTCAAGCGGCCGGCGCCGCAGGTGTCGAGGTTCGCTTCGGCACCAGCGCCACCGTGCTGCCCTCAGCCTCCGATGCGTTGCGACGCGTACAATTGACCGATGATCGCAGCCAGTCGATCGTGGTCGAAGCGGAGGTTGTCGTTGCCGCTGATGGACTTGGGGCGCCGTCGCTTGCGCGACTGCCGGAATTCAGGTCGGCTGTTCGGCCTGGGTCACTCGTTGGCGTCGGGGCTGTACTGCGGACGGGTGCGTCGCACACACTGACGCCGGGCGCCATCCACATGGCGATTGGTGAGCATGGCTATGTGGGCGCGGTTCGCTGTGAAGAGGGTAGCGTCAACTTAGCGGCAGCGTTCTCACCCGCCGCGATCTCGCGACGTGGCGTCATTCCACTCCTCGTTCGAGAGACTCTCGACCGGACGGGTATTGGACTACAAGACGACCTCACGCAAGCCGATTGGCGGGCAACGCGGCAGCTCACACGCTCGGCGGGTCGGCTCGCCGCACGACGACTCTTCGTCATCGGCGACGCCGGCGGTTACGTCGAACCATTTACCGGCGAAGGCATGGCCGCGGCGATTGAGGACGCGATCGTTGTAACGCCCTTTGTCATCCAGGCTGCCCGCGATTGGGACAACGCTTTGTCCGAGCGGTGGGAAACAGAGCAGCGCGGGCGCCAGCGCAACCGCCAGGCGGCGTGCCGAAAGCTGGCGTGGATGCTCCAGCGACCCTGGGCGACACGTCTCGGGTTGCGATTGGCGGCGACGTGGCCAACGCTGGGTCAGAAGATTGCGCAGCGCATCAGCGCCGTCGATACGAACGAACTCCAAGGGGTAGCATGA
- a CDS encoding YceI family protein, whose amino-acid sequence MLLLSCLLAAPAAAQVPAIQQDRTAATPGETYEAGDLYLPTSKVFVHVGKTGFGHEHGVIGALSQGRLLLGATHDAGELVFDMTSFVADTDAARRAVGLEGTSSESTRQQVNANMRGTEVLNVAAFPTARFVIDSATEDPLPDPSGVRRYRISGNLTLQSQTRPVTFMAEVDVKNGWNRVRGAFRLKHTDFGMKPYTKALGAVGVADELIVRGELWVAPSVGAAQ is encoded by the coding sequence ATGCTGCTCTTGTCTTGCTTGCTAGCAGCGCCGGCCGCCGCCCAGGTTCCTGCCATTCAGCAGGACAGGACAGCAGCCACGCCTGGCGAAACCTACGAAGCCGGGGACCTCTACCTACCCACGAGCAAAGTATTCGTCCACGTAGGAAAGACGGGCTTCGGTCACGAGCACGGCGTGATCGGCGCGTTGAGTCAAGGTCGCCTGCTACTCGGAGCGACGCACGACGCCGGTGAGCTGGTCTTCGACATGACGAGCTTTGTGGCGGATACCGACGCCGCCCGGCGAGCGGTGGGGCTTGAGGGCACCAGCTCGGAGTCAACTCGCCAGCAAGTGAACGCCAATATGCGGGGCACGGAAGTGCTCAACGTGGCCGCATTCCCGACGGCGAGGTTCGTGATTGATTCAGCAACCGAGGACCCGCTGCCTGATCCGTCCGGCGTCAGGCGTTATCGCATCAGTGGCAATCTAACTCTCCAATCGCAGACGCGTCCCGTGACGTTCATGGCGGAGGTCGATGTCAAGAACGGGTGGAACCGAGTTCGCGGCGCTTTCAGGCTCAAGCACACCGACTTCGGGATGAAGCCCTACACCAAGGCCCTGGGCGCCGTGGGTGTGGCTGATGAATTGATCGTGAGGGGCGAGTTGTGGGTAGCTCCTTCCGTCGGCGCCGCTCAGTAG
- a CDS encoding methyltransferase family protein codes for MEVATTIPHRVLTLWTVRRPLGLAVGVAVHLLFAYTVWRLFWFLKEGAGPTADGSLLIDAALALQFAVPHSALLHPSVRRGITQWIPPAFYGLFYTTASCLSLLAVVMCWQTVEPILWKTTGVTQTVCLVAFYLSWLALCYSLHLTGMGHQTGLTPWLAWVRGKPAPRREFKPRGAYRFVRHPVYLSFMGLVWFTPTMTLDHAVLTVIWTVYLFVGSWLKDRRLEFFVGDAYRDYQRRVPGYPLIVYGPLGRRLRPDDNSHSLVEDTQMAA; via the coding sequence ATGGAAGTCGCAACCACGATTCCGCACCGCGTTCTTACACTGTGGACCGTCCGGCGCCCCCTGGGCCTCGCCGTCGGAGTCGCTGTTCACTTGCTGTTCGCTTACACCGTCTGGCGACTCTTCTGGTTCCTTAAGGAAGGCGCCGGCCCGACAGCGGACGGCTCGCTTCTCATTGATGCCGCGCTCGCGTTGCAGTTTGCGGTTCCTCATAGCGCGTTGCTGCACCCCAGTGTTCGTCGGGGGATCACCCAATGGATCCCGCCGGCGTTTTACGGCTTGTTCTACACGACGGCGTCTTGCCTCTCGCTACTGGCGGTCGTCATGTGCTGGCAAACGGTGGAACCGATCCTTTGGAAGACGACGGGAGTTACCCAGACCGTTTGCCTAGTCGCGTTCTATCTATCGTGGCTTGCGCTCTGCTACAGCCTGCACCTGACGGGCATGGGCCATCAAACGGGACTCACGCCGTGGCTCGCTTGGGTGCGCGGCAAACCGGCGCCCCGCCGCGAGTTCAAGCCGCGTGGTGCGTATCGTTTCGTTCGCCATCCGGTCTACCTCAGCTTTATGGGACTGGTTTGGTTTACTCCTACCATGACCCTCGATCACGCGGTGCTGACTGTTATTTGGACCGTCTACTTGTTCGTAGGGAGCTGGCTTAAGGATCGTCGATTGGAGTTCTTTGTCGGAGACGCCTACCGCGACTACCAGCGCCGCGTGCCGGGCTATCCCTTGATTGTGTACGGCCCCCTCGGAAGACGCCTAAGACCAGACGACAATTCTCATTCGCTGGTCGAGGACACCCAAATGGCGGCTTAA
- a CDS encoding efflux RND transporter periplasmic adaptor subunit codes for MPYVVVSLLAAAGAATTPYVISLSTRAETKSPPQNLDPPRAANDISRGADSSPLGVVEMPTSQWESCGIRLERASLQTLATSIRLTGKVSLNEDKVAHIYPLVEGTVDEVLVGLGQVVKANDLLVVVHSREVGKAKLELYQARQQHEMAVVKQNLQEGVANNARELLNALRNGESIDAIEGRFRNRSMGDYRERLLLAYAGFLKSEADVERLEGPAQSGAISAKQLYAAQSSKSSDQATFQARIEQIDYELQTSLLSSSQAVKEAATRVAVATTNLRILGCDEEDIASIDPEQQGETVSHYSIRAPFDGTVVAKDVTLKEQVRPDTQIFSIADLSTVWVTADIYEQHVPLLAAIAGKPVRVCNEAWPDQDFVATVFYTGEIMDESTRTISMRAIAKNDEHLLKPGMFVTIEFEADSGDKKLGIPPSAIQQHGGKDFVFVHVSGDKFEPREVVLGDRSRSVVQIKAGLNEGNAVVVEGGFILKSKMLESQMGEG; via the coding sequence ATGCCCTACGTTGTAGTTTCGCTGCTGGCTGCTGCCGGCGCCGCTACAACCCCCTATGTGATCTCGTTGTCTACAAGAGCAGAGACAAAATCTCCGCCGCAAAATCTCGACCCACCGCGAGCAGCGAACGACATCAGCCGGGGCGCCGACTCGTCCCCTCTGGGCGTTGTCGAAATGCCGACCAGCCAGTGGGAGTCCTGCGGCATCCGGCTTGAGCGAGCGTCGCTACAGACCCTTGCCACTTCGATCCGGCTTACCGGCAAGGTGTCACTCAACGAGGACAAGGTCGCCCACATTTATCCCCTCGTCGAAGGAACTGTTGATGAGGTCCTCGTTGGTCTGGGCCAAGTGGTTAAGGCAAACGATCTTCTCGTCGTCGTCCACAGCCGCGAAGTCGGCAAGGCGAAGCTCGAGCTCTACCAGGCGCGGCAGCAGCACGAGATGGCTGTCGTCAAACAGAACCTGCAAGAAGGAGTAGCCAACAATGCGCGCGAGCTGCTCAACGCGCTGCGTAACGGCGAATCAATCGACGCCATCGAGGGCCGCTTCCGTAATCGGAGCATGGGGGACTACCGCGAGCGCCTGCTGCTTGCGTACGCGGGCTTCTTAAAGTCCGAAGCCGACGTCGAGCGTCTGGAGGGCCCCGCACAGTCCGGAGCGATCTCCGCCAAGCAACTCTACGCAGCCCAGTCGAGCAAGAGCTCGGACCAAGCGACGTTCCAAGCCCGGATCGAACAGATCGACTACGAGTTGCAGACCTCACTGCTGAGCTCGTCGCAAGCCGTCAAAGAGGCGGCGACCCGCGTTGCCGTCGCGACGACGAACCTGCGGATCCTCGGTTGCGACGAGGAGGACATCGCATCGATTGACCCGGAGCAACAGGGCGAAACCGTCTCTCACTACTCCATCCGAGCGCCCTTCGACGGGACGGTGGTCGCCAAAGACGTAACTCTCAAGGAGCAGGTGCGGCCCGATACGCAGATCTTTAGCATCGCCGACCTCTCCACCGTCTGGGTTACTGCTGACATCTACGAGCAGCACGTCCCGCTGCTAGCCGCCATCGCGGGCAAACCGGTCCGTGTATGCAATGAGGCGTGGCCCGACCAAGATTTTGTCGCGACGGTTTTCTACACCGGCGAGATCATGGACGAGTCAACGCGGACCATCTCGATGCGCGCGATCGCCAAAAACGACGAGCACCTCCTCAAGCCGGGGATGTTTGTCACGATTGAGTTCGAAGCCGATTCCGGCGACAAAAAACTCGGAATCCCTCCCTCGGCGATTCAGCAGCATGGAGGCAAAGATTTTGTCTTCGTCCATGTCTCGGGTGACAAGTTTGAGCCGCGGGAGGTCGTACTCGGCGACCGCAGCCGTTCCGTTGTGCAGATTAAAGCAGGCCTTAACGAGGGGAACGCCGTCGTCGTCGAGGGCGGATTCATCCTCAAGTCAAAGATGCTCGAAAGCCAGATGGGGGAGGGCTAA
- a CDS encoding efflux RND transporter permease subunit, whose translation MVNPIIEWSLNNRFIVMILAVVVMGGGVIAASTLPLDAVPDLTNVQVQILTNSPALGPVEVEQFITFPVENAMSGVPDVEEIRSISRFGLSAVTVAFKDSVDIYWARNLVNERLLKARENIPPGMGTPELGPIATGMSEIYQFEVRNEEGATHSLSDLRTILDWQIAFQLRSVPGVIEVNTFGGELKTYEVQVDPARLQNYGISLKDVFTALEENNGNAGGGYITHGAEQRLIRGEGLVSSLDDIGAIILDSREGAPILIRDVAEVRYAPMLRQGAVTRDGDREAVIGMVMMIMGGNSRQVVADVKRRIAEIRKSLPKGVVVETFYDRTELIEKTIHTVTENIGVGVLLVVVMLFLLLGDIRAGLIVAAAIPLSAMCALIAMRYAGVSANLMSLGAVDFGVIVDGAVVMIENCVRRASRYQRDHGGDHVPLGVYRESAKEVGKPILFAGLIVIIVFIPILSLQGMEGKMFRPMAFVFMSTLSSALVISVTVMPVMASLFLARQIKEHETFLVRWIKSAYQPMLSFAMARPGAMLSGAVAMFLVSVGLATQFGVEFVPKLDEGDIAIQATRLPSVSLETSIEMTKAMERCLLEFPEVETVVSKTGRPEIANDPMGVYQTDLLVRMHSPDSWTEGVTKPRLIETMQQALEEKVPGNSFSFTQPIELRVQELVAGVRSDIGLSLYGDDLDELKRKGDEIVVALNKVPGAADVQAQQIAGLPYLRIVVRRESLARNGVNARAVLDAVATVGGFPIGQVFEGQRRFPLQVRLAPDWRTDAQRLSDLRIEDPQGRLIPLSQLADITVEDGPVEISRDAIRRRLLVQCNVRGRDLAGFVAEAQRVVESDVQLPAGYTLRWGGQFENLQEASKRLAIAVPVAMFLIFALLYMTFNSVKLALLIYLNVPIAATGGILFLWLREMPFSISAGVGFIALFGIAVMNGVVLIEHVRHLRHAGDNQRDAVVNGAMDRLRPVLMTASCGALGFIPMAISGSSGAEVQRPLATVVIGGLVTSTALTLLVLPTIYRWFEPAETSPEPVDMTEFEH comes from the coding sequence ATGGTCAACCCCATCATCGAATGGTCGCTCAACAACCGCTTCATTGTCATGATCCTCGCGGTGGTCGTGATGGGTGGCGGCGTTATCGCGGCGTCCACCCTGCCGCTAGACGCCGTCCCCGACCTGACAAACGTGCAGGTGCAGATCCTCACCAACTCGCCTGCGCTCGGGCCGGTAGAGGTCGAACAGTTCATCACGTTTCCCGTCGAGAACGCCATGAGCGGCGTCCCGGATGTAGAGGAGATCCGCTCGATCAGCCGCTTCGGCCTGAGTGCTGTGACCGTCGCGTTCAAGGACAGTGTCGATATCTACTGGGCGCGGAACCTCGTCAACGAGCGGCTCCTCAAGGCTCGCGAGAATATCCCGCCGGGGATGGGCACACCCGAGCTCGGACCGATCGCCACGGGCATGAGTGAGATTTATCAGTTCGAGGTACGGAACGAAGAGGGCGCTACGCACTCGCTCAGCGATCTGAGAACGATTCTCGACTGGCAGATCGCCTTCCAACTCCGCAGCGTCCCCGGCGTGATCGAGGTCAACACCTTTGGCGGCGAGTTGAAGACCTACGAGGTGCAGGTCGATCCGGCACGCCTGCAGAACTATGGCATTTCGCTCAAAGATGTCTTCACCGCCCTCGAAGAAAACAACGGCAACGCCGGCGGCGGCTACATCACGCACGGCGCCGAGCAACGGCTTATCCGCGGTGAGGGGCTCGTCAGCTCGCTCGACGACATTGGCGCCATCATCCTCGACAGCCGCGAGGGCGCGCCGATCCTCATCCGCGATGTCGCCGAGGTCCGCTACGCCCCGATGCTCCGCCAGGGCGCCGTCACCCGCGACGGCGATCGCGAGGCTGTAATCGGCATGGTAATGATGATCATGGGGGGTAATTCGCGACAGGTCGTCGCGGACGTAAAGCGACGGATAGCCGAAATCCGCAAGTCGCTCCCGAAAGGCGTCGTCGTCGAGACCTTCTACGATCGCACCGAGCTGATCGAGAAGACGATCCATACCGTTACGGAGAACATCGGCGTCGGCGTTCTGCTAGTGGTCGTGATGCTTTTCCTACTACTCGGTGACATCCGCGCCGGGCTGATCGTCGCTGCAGCGATACCCCTCTCGGCGATGTGCGCTCTGATCGCGATGCGGTACGCCGGTGTCTCGGCCAACTTGATGAGCCTCGGCGCTGTGGACTTCGGCGTGATTGTTGACGGCGCCGTCGTGATGATCGAGAACTGCGTGCGACGCGCGTCTCGCTACCAACGCGACCACGGCGGCGACCACGTCCCTCTGGGCGTCTATCGCGAGTCGGCCAAAGAAGTCGGCAAGCCGATCCTTTTCGCCGGGCTGATCGTGATCATCGTCTTCATCCCGATCCTCAGCCTCCAAGGGATGGAGGGGAAGATGTTTCGCCCGATGGCGTTCGTCTTCATGTCGACTCTGTCATCGGCGCTGGTGATCTCCGTCACCGTGATGCCCGTCATGGCGTCGCTGTTCCTCGCCCGGCAGATCAAGGAACACGAGACCTTCCTGGTGCGTTGGATCAAATCGGCGTACCAACCCATGCTCAGTTTCGCAATGGCCCGTCCCGGCGCAATGCTTAGCGGCGCGGTAGCCATGTTCCTCGTCAGCGTCGGACTAGCGACGCAGTTCGGCGTCGAGTTTGTTCCCAAGCTCGACGAGGGAGACATCGCAATCCAGGCGACTCGGCTACCGAGCGTCTCGCTCGAAACTTCTATCGAGATGACCAAAGCGATGGAACGCTGCCTGCTAGAGTTTCCCGAGGTCGAGACGGTTGTCTCGAAAACCGGCCGCCCGGAAATCGCCAACGATCCCATGGGCGTGTACCAGACCGACCTGCTAGTCCGGATGCACTCCCCCGACTCCTGGACCGAGGGCGTCACTAAGCCTCGGCTCATCGAAACGATGCAACAGGCGCTTGAAGAGAAGGTCCCCGGCAACTCGTTCAGTTTCACCCAGCCGATTGAGTTACGTGTGCAGGAACTCGTCGCCGGCGTGCGTTCTGATATCGGCCTCAGCCTCTATGGCGACGACCTCGACGAACTCAAACGCAAAGGGGACGAGATCGTTGTCGCCCTCAACAAAGTTCCCGGCGCCGCGGATGTCCAAGCCCAGCAGATCGCCGGATTGCCGTACCTTCGAATCGTGGTGCGAAGGGAAAGCCTCGCACGGAACGGCGTCAACGCGCGGGCCGTGCTTGACGCGGTCGCCACGGTCGGTGGCTTTCCTATCGGTCAGGTGTTTGAAGGCCAGAGGCGCTTCCCGCTCCAAGTACGGCTGGCGCCCGACTGGCGGACGGATGCGCAAAGGCTTTCCGACCTACGTATCGAAGACCCCCAGGGGAGGCTGATCCCCTTGTCACAGCTCGCCGACATCACGGTCGAGGACGGGCCGGTCGAGATCAGCCGCGACGCAATCCGTCGTCGACTTCTCGTGCAGTGCAACGTGCGGGGTCGTGACTTGGCGGGTTTCGTCGCCGAGGCGCAGCGAGTCGTCGAAAGCGACGTGCAATTGCCGGCCGGCTACACGCTGCGATGGGGCGGACAGTTTGAGAACTTACAAGAGGCTAGCAAACGGCTCGCGATCGCCGTGCCCGTCGCGATGTTCCTGATCTTCGCGCTGCTATACATGACCTTCAACTCGGTGAAGCTCGCGCTGCTGATCTATCTGAACGTCCCAATCGCGGCGACGGGTGGCATCCTGTTCCTCTGGCTCCGCGAGATGCCCTTCTCGATCTCGGCGGGCGTCGGATTCATCGCCCTGTTCGGCATCGCGGTGATGAATGGTGTCGTGCTGATCGAGCACGTCCGTCATTTGCGTCACGCCGGCGACAATCAACGCGACGCCGTCGTCAATGGCGCCATGGACCGATTGCGGCCGGTGCTCATGACGGCGTCCTGCGGCGCCCTTGGGTTTATCCCCATGGCGATCTCAGGAAGCTCAGGGGCGGAAGTGCAGCGACCGCTCGCTACGGTCGTGATCGGTGGGCTAGTGACGTCCACCGCCTTGACGTTGCTGGTGCTGCCAACGATCTACCGCTGGTTCGAGCCCGCCGAGACGTCTCCTGAACCCGTTGACATGACGGAGTTCGAGCACTGA
- a CDS encoding TolC family protein, with translation MRERLAVVSQEYEMAVAAMEQYASEILPSASSSMDLAEKAYQSGEADFVQILIARKTFYDSNVQYINAQAQLAIAQAKIEGVLLTGGLDAVRDDSGDDSLRGQALSQQ, from the coding sequence GTGAGAGAGCGCCTCGCCGTCGTGTCGCAAGAATACGAGATGGCTGTCGCTGCAATGGAGCAATACGCATCGGAGATTCTCCCCAGCGCTAGCTCGTCGATGGACCTCGCCGAGAAGGCGTACCAGTCGGGGGAGGCCGATTTCGTGCAGATCTTGATCGCGCGCAAGACTTTCTACGACTCAAACGTGCAGTACATCAACGCGCAGGCCCAACTCGCCATCGCCCAGGCGAAGATCGAAGGAGTGCTCCTCACCGGCGGCCTCGACGCGGTGCGTGACGACAGCGGCGACGACAGCTTGCGTGGGCAAGCCTTGAGTCAGCAGTAA